The Croceicoccus marinus genome contains a region encoding:
- a CDS encoding RluA family pseudouridine synthase — MNTIEILFEDGEALVIDKPAGLPVERPRAGGPSLEDHLDTLRLGFQREPVPVHRIDTDTSGCLLLARNPKALKRFSAAFEARAVTKHYIGLVAGELADEEGTIALSLSKISSAEKGWRMIAAKKGKPSVTHWKKLGVKDGVTAVAFAPETGRTHQIRIHALAGLGFPLLGDPVYGDGKGAGRTMLHASELVVQREGKDPISAIAPLPADFARLCPDIPESIEWPAGKEWPAEA; from the coding sequence ATGAATACTATCGAAATCCTGTTCGAGGACGGCGAAGCGCTGGTCATCGACAAGCCCGCCGGCCTTCCTGTCGAGCGTCCGCGCGCGGGCGGGCCTAGCCTTGAAGATCATCTCGACACGCTGCGGCTGGGATTCCAGCGCGAACCCGTGCCGGTGCACCGGATCGACACCGACACGTCGGGCTGCCTGCTGCTGGCGCGCAATCCCAAGGCGCTGAAACGCTTTTCCGCCGCGTTCGAGGCGCGGGCGGTGACCAAGCACTACATCGGCCTGGTCGCGGGCGAACTGGCGGATGAAGAGGGCACCATCGCGCTGTCGCTGTCCAAGATCAGCAGCGCCGAAAAGGGCTGGCGCATGATCGCGGCGAAAAAAGGCAAGCCTTCGGTCACCCACTGGAAGAAGCTGGGCGTGAAGGATGGCGTCACTGCGGTCGCTTTCGCGCCGGAAACCGGCCGCACCCACCAGATCCGCATTCATGCATTGGCAGGTCTGGGTTTCCCGCTGCTCGGCGATCCGGTCTATGGCGATGGAAAGGGCGCAGGCCGCACCATGCTGCATGCGTCCGAACTGGTCGTGCAGCGCGAAGGCAAGGACCCGATCAGCGCGATCGCACCCTTGCCCGCCGATTTCGCGCGGCTCTGCCCCGACATTCCGGAATCGATCGAATGGCCAGCGGGTAAAGAATGGCCGGCGGAGGCATAA
- the arfB gene encoding alternative ribosome rescue aminoacyl-tRNA hydrolase ArfB: MAGGGIIDRAHALVEERFVTASGPGGQNVNKVATAVQLRVNIYALNLPQPIFHRLQRIAGSKLTASGDLLIEAKRFRTQDANRSDARDRLTELLEQALVQPKKRAKTRVNRVGKVKRLKSKKERGEVKAKRGAVKSWD; this comes from the coding sequence ATGGCCGGCGGAGGCATAATCGATCGGGCCCACGCACTGGTCGAGGAGCGGTTCGTCACCGCCTCCGGCCCTGGTGGGCAGAACGTCAACAAGGTGGCGACCGCGGTGCAGCTGCGCGTCAATATCTATGCGCTGAACCTGCCGCAGCCCATCTTCCACCGCCTTCAGCGCATCGCGGGCAGCAAGCTGACCGCCAGCGGCGACCTGCTGATCGAGGCGAAGCGTTTCCGCACGCAGGACGCCAACCGCAGCGACGCGCGCGACCGGCTGACCGAACTGCTCGAACAGGCACTGGTGCAGCCGAAGAAGCGCGCCAAGACCCGCGTAAACCGCGTGGGCAAGGTGAAGCGGCTGAAATCGAAGAAGGAGCGCGGCGAGGTGAAGGCGAAGCGTGGGGCGGTGAAGAGCTGGGATTAA
- the murA gene encoding UDP-N-acetylglucosamine 1-carboxyvinyltransferase, which yields MDKIVIQGGKRLSGTLPISGAKNAALTLLPCALLTEEPVTLRNLPRLADIDQFQHLLNGFGVSTAIAGSRPQDFGRVMTLQATRLTSTVAPYDIVRKMRASILVLGPLLARAGEATVSLPGGCAIGNRPIDLHLKALEAMGAEIELAAGYVRAHAPDGGLPGGDFTFPVVSVGATENALMAAVLARGTTRLENAAREPEIVDLCRLLAAMGAEIEGIGESELTIHGVDRLHGATYRVMADRIEAGSYACAAAITGGEVFLKGADAHDMRATTHALRNAGVVVEERKDGIHIAPNGPLKAINISTAPFPGFATDMQAQMMALLCLAEGTSVLNETIFENRYMHVPELNRMGAHIETNGRTAVVHGVKKLTGAEVMATDLRASMSLVIAGLAAEGETTVHRLYHLDRGYERLEEKLQLVGAQVERVGGD from the coding sequence ATGGACAAGATAGTCATTCAAGGCGGCAAGCGCCTTTCGGGTACGCTGCCGATTTCCGGCGCGAAAAATGCCGCTCTCACCCTGCTTCCCTGCGCCTTGCTGACCGAGGAACCGGTCACATTGCGCAACCTGCCGCGGCTGGCCGACATCGACCAGTTCCAGCATCTGCTGAACGGCTTCGGCGTGTCCACCGCCATCGCCGGTTCGCGGCCGCAGGATTTCGGGCGGGTGATGACGCTGCAGGCGACGCGGCTGACCAGCACGGTCGCGCCCTATGACATCGTGCGCAAGATGCGCGCCTCGATCCTGGTGCTCGGCCCGCTGCTGGCCCGCGCGGGCGAGGCGACCGTGTCGCTGCCGGGCGGCTGCGCGATCGGCAACCGGCCCATCGACCTTCATCTGAAAGCGCTGGAAGCGATGGGGGCCGAGATCGAGCTGGCCGCAGGATATGTGCGCGCCCATGCGCCCGATGGCGGGCTGCCGGGCGGCGATTTCACCTTCCCGGTCGTTTCGGTCGGCGCGACCGAGAATGCACTGATGGCCGCGGTCCTGGCCAGGGGCACCACGCGGCTGGAAAACGCCGCGCGCGAGCCCGAGATCGTCGATCTGTGCCGCCTGCTTGCCGCGATGGGGGCCGAGATCGAGGGCATCGGCGAATCGGAACTGACGATCCACGGCGTCGACCGGCTGCACGGTGCGACCTATCGCGTGATGGCCGACCGGATCGAGGCGGGCAGCTATGCCTGTGCCGCCGCGATCACCGGGGGCGAGGTGTTCCTGAAGGGCGCCGACGCGCACGACATGCGCGCCACCACCCATGCGCTGCGCAATGCTGGCGTGGTGGTGGAGGAGCGCAAGGACGGCATCCATATTGCCCCCAACGGCCCGCTGAAAGCCATCAACATCTCGACCGCGCCGTTCCCCGGCTTTGCCACCGACATGCAGGCGCAGATGATGGCGCTGCTGTGTCTCGCCGAGGGTACCAGCGTGCTGAACGAGACCATCTTCGAGAACCGCTACATGCACGTGCCCGAGCTGAACCGCATGGGCGCGCATATCGAGACCAACGGCCGCACGGCGGTGGTCCATGGCGTGAAGAAACTGACCGGCGCGGAAGTGATGGCGACCGACCTGCGCGCATCCATGTCGCTGGTGATCGCGGGGCTGGCCGCCGAGGGCGAGACGACAGTGCACCGCCTCTACCACCTCGACCGAGGGTACGAACGGCTGGAGGAAAAGCTGCAACTGGTCGGCGCGCAGGTGGAGCGCGTTGGCGGGGATTAA